The Syntrophorhabdus sp. DNA segment TTCTCGACCTTCTCCTTCATCTCCTCTGCGACGCGGCTGCGCTTGAGCTCCTCGTAGAGCCGTTTCGTTTCTTCGAAGCCCTTCGCCAGTTTCTCCTGCAGCGACCCTATACCGGCGCTGGTCAGAACGAGGAACCCGCCCCAGATGACGATCATGATGAGCGTGCTCGTAACATTGCCGCCCACGGCGAACCATTCGGGCCTGATGAGAGCCGTGACACCCACGATAACAATTATGTTGAGGGACGCGTAGAAGGCCTTGCGTTTGCCCAGAATATACGCGGCGAGAAGGACCGGGAGGTAGAAGAGGTTGAGGAAGGCGAACCTGTAAGGGAGGATGAAGAAGATGGCGCAAACGAGAACGGCGATCAGGAGGACAAAGACGAGCTCCAGATGCCGGATCATGAAGTTCCGGAAACGCAGCGCCAAGGTAACGCCAAAGGCGTCGGCTACCTCAAAATCCGGCGCATCGCGAAAAACATCCTTCCGAGGGATGCTGGGTCCAGCATCTTTTTCTGGATCGATGGTCATTGCGTGATTTTCCCCGTACCCTGATCAGTCTCCTGTTTCCCACGGAGCAAACAAATCTCTTCTTATCATGGCACCCGATTTTTGTCAAATATCTTGTTATAATAGAGCAGATTATTTATAGATAATTGTTAAATTCATTTGCAATCCCGATCCATCTATGGAATATTGTATCTCACTTCATCATGGGACTCATTCAGCTTTTATTCCGCGACCCTTTGACCTTTCTCCTCCTCGTCATCCCCCTTCTGTACTCCATCATCATTCACGAACTGGCCCACGGGTGGGTCGCCGACAGGATGGGAGACCCCACGGCAAAGTGGCTCGGAAGGCTCACCCTGAACCCCGTGAAACATCTCGACCCTTTCGGGACGATCGCCCTTCTCATCTTTGGTTTCGGCTGGGCGAAACCTGTGCCCGTCAATTTTCTCAACCTCCGAGACCTCCGCAAGGGCATGATCTACGTCTCCGCCGCCGGTATCACGGCAAATATGATCCTCGCTTTCAT contains these protein-coding regions:
- a CDS encoding site-2 protease family protein gives rise to the protein MGLIQLLFRDPLTFLLLVIPLLYSIIIHELAHGWVADRMGDPTAKWLGRLTLNPVKHLDPFGTIALLIFGFGWAKPVPVNFLNLRDLRKGMIYVSAAGITANMILAFIAFLIMRLTQDYDLGPLHTMLYFAARVNIMLAAFNLIPIPPLDGSKILMGFLPGELRYQLERLEPFGMFIILGLLYLGVLNPVISLIQGIIISIIRLFIP